A single genomic interval of Cucumis sativus cultivar 9930 chromosome 7, Cucumber_9930_V3, whole genome shotgun sequence harbors:
- the LOC116405048 gene encoding meiotic recombination protein SPO11-1-like isoform X3: MEGNRGSLERIEVMRKITELTRSMIVELSNGSSRMIAIDRFKSYCSNSLENCCCRFNLSEGKDVLTLQRESHVRRLDVLLRVLLIIQQLLGENRHSSKRDIYYMHPSIFTDQSVVDRAINDICILLQCSRHNLNVVGDGLVEILRSWQKI; encoded by the exons ATGGAGGGAAACCGAGGAAGCTTGGAGAGAATTGAAGTAATGAGAAAAATCACAG AGCTAACGAGATCTATGATCGTCGAACTGAGCAATGGAAGCTCCAGGATGATCGCCATCGATCGATTCAAAAGTTACTGCTCCAATTCCCTTGAAAACTG TTGTTGTAGGTTCAATTTATCTGAAGGGAAGGATGTTCTAACACTTCAAAGGGAAAGCCACGTCCGTAGACTAG ATGTCTTGCTTAGAGTTCTACTCATAATTCAGCAGCTTCTGGGAGAAAATAGACATAGCTCAAAGagagatatatattatatgcatCCCTCTATATTTACAG ATCAGTCAGTTGTTGACCGGGCAATCAACGACATCTGCATTCTTTTGCAATGTAGCCGGCATAATCTGAATGTG GTTGGTGATGGGTTGGTTGAGATTCTCAGAAGCTGGCAGAAGATTTGA
- the LOC116405048 gene encoding meiotic recombination protein SPO11-1-like isoform X1: protein MEGNRGSLERIEVMRKITELTRSMIVELSNGSSRMIAIDRFKSYCSNSLENCCCRFNLSEGKDVLTLQRESHVRRLDVLLRVLLIIQQLLGENRHSSKRDIYYMHPSIFTDQSVVDRAINDICILLQCSRHNLNVVSVGNGLVMGWLRFSEAGRRFDCLKKPNSAHFIPVQVEEVIGTLSS from the exons ATGGAGGGAAACCGAGGAAGCTTGGAGAGAATTGAAGTAATGAGAAAAATCACAG AGCTAACGAGATCTATGATCGTCGAACTGAGCAATGGAAGCTCCAGGATGATCGCCATCGATCGATTCAAAAGTTACTGCTCCAATTCCCTTGAAAACTG TTGTTGTAGGTTCAATTTATCTGAAGGGAAGGATGTTCTAACACTTCAAAGGGAAAGCCACGTCCGTAGACTAG ATGTCTTGCTTAGAGTTCTACTCATAATTCAGCAGCTTCTGGGAGAAAATAGACATAGCTCAAAGagagatatatattatatgcatCCCTCTATATTTACAG ATCAGTCAGTTGTTGACCGGGCAATCAACGACATCTGCATTCTTTTGCAATGTAGCCGGCATAATCTGAATGTG GTTTCTGTTGGTAATGG GTTGGTGATGGGTTGGTTGAGATTCTCAGAAGCTGGCAGAAGATTTGATTGCTTGAAGAAGCCTAACAGT GCCCACTTTATTCCTGTTCAAGTTGAAGAAGTTATAGGTACGCTGTCTTCCTGA
- the LOC101207617 gene encoding mitochondrial import inner membrane translocase subunit TIM50: MSPLIFRSRFFSLLKNRHGRLMSSDLASTPSKDALNASQKLVSDQIPPDAQTTSAISSSSSSSKPWNFFKYSLIGALTGATAVAGYASYAYSYDEIEEKAKALRRSASHTATDDVSGIDKVQGMLYSTIMTVPAKLVDVYLDLRKTIEEQVKGYTEPNAEMLLPDLHPMERHVFTLVLDLNETLVYSDWTRERGWQTFKRPGVDSFLEHLAQFYEIVIYSDQSNMYVDPVIERLDPKHCIRYRLSRAATKYENGKHYRDLSKLNRDPRKIIYLSGHASDSSLQPENSVPIKPWKCETDDTALLDFIPFLEFVARNSPADIRQVLESYKGCDIPTEFIRRSKEHQRRIQEQKQQGRIWKR; this comes from the exons ATGTCCCCTCTCATTTTCCGATCCCGATTCTTTTCCCTTCTGAAGAATCGCCATGGCCGTCTTATGAGCTCCGACCTCGCTTCAACCCCTTCCAAAGATGCCCTCAATGCCTCTCAGAAGCTCGTCTCCGATCAGATTCCACCTGATGCTCAAACCACTTCtgctatttcttcttcttcttcctctagTAAGCCCTGGAATTTCTTCAAGTATAGTTTGATTGGTGCTCTCACAGGTGCAACTGCGGTTGCTGGTTACGCCAGTTATG CCTATAGTTATGATGAAATTGAGGAGAAGGCGAAAGCTTTACGTCGTTCTGCTAGTCATACTGCCACTGACGATGTCTCAGGGATTGAT aAAGTTCAGGGCATGCTCTACTCCACGATAATGACAG TTCCTGCAAAACTTGTTGACGTTTACCTGGATCTGAGGAAGACAATTGAAGAACAAGTTAAA GGTTATACTGAGCCCAATGCGGAAATGCTTCTTCCAGATTTGCATCCCATGGAACGACACGTGTTTACGCttgttttagatttaaatGAGACTCTAGTGTACTCGGACTGGACG CGAGAAAGAGGCTGGCAGACGTTTAAAAGACCTGGAGTTGACTCTTTCTTGGAACATCTTGCCCAGTTTtatgaaattgttatatactcTGATCAATCAAATATG TATGTTGATCCTGTCATTGAAAGGTTGGATCCCAAGCATTGCATACGATATAGGTTGTCAAGAGCAGCTACGAAGTATGAGAATGGAAAGCATTACAGG GATTTATCAAAGCTTAACAGAGATCCCAGgaagattatttatttgagtgGCCATGCATCTGACAGCAGTCTACAGCCAGAAAATTCTGTTCCAATAAAGCCATGGAAGTGTGAGACAGATGACACAGCTCTTCTTGATTTTATACCATTTCTTGAAT TTGTTGCGCGAAATAGTCCAGCTGACATCAGACAAGTACTAGAATCGTATAAAGGATGTGATATTCCAACAGAATTTATAAGACGTTCTAAAGAGCATCAAAG GCGGATTCAAGAACAGAAGCAGCAGGGGCGAATATGGAAACGTTGA
- the LOC116405048 gene encoding meiotic recombination protein SPO11-1-like isoform X2, whose product MEGNRGSLERIEVMRKITELTRSMIVELSNGSSRMIAIDRFKSYCSNSLENWFNLSEGKDVLTLQRESHVRRLDVLLRVLLIIQQLLGENRHSSKRDIYYMHPSIFTDQSVVDRAINDICILLQCSRHNLNVVSVGNGLVMGWLRFSEAGRRFDCLKKPNSAHFIPVQVEEVIGTLSS is encoded by the exons ATGGAGGGAAACCGAGGAAGCTTGGAGAGAATTGAAGTAATGAGAAAAATCACAG AGCTAACGAGATCTATGATCGTCGAACTGAGCAATGGAAGCTCCAGGATGATCGCCATCGATCGATTCAAAAGTTACTGCTCCAATTCCCTTGAAAACTG GTTCAATTTATCTGAAGGGAAGGATGTTCTAACACTTCAAAGGGAAAGCCACGTCCGTAGACTAG ATGTCTTGCTTAGAGTTCTACTCATAATTCAGCAGCTTCTGGGAGAAAATAGACATAGCTCAAAGagagatatatattatatgcatCCCTCTATATTTACAG ATCAGTCAGTTGTTGACCGGGCAATCAACGACATCTGCATTCTTTTGCAATGTAGCCGGCATAATCTGAATGTG GTTTCTGTTGGTAATGG GTTGGTGATGGGTTGGTTGAGATTCTCAGAAGCTGGCAGAAGATTTGATTGCTTGAAGAAGCCTAACAGT GCCCACTTTATTCCTGTTCAAGTTGAAGAAGTTATAGGTACGCTGTCTTCCTGA